TAGTCGCGCAGATCGTTCATCAGGTTGAGGATCCGCTGGCAGCTCTCGCGCAGGGCGGCGACGAACGGCCGGGTGCGCGGATCTTCCCCGAAGGTCGCCTCGAGCGCGTCGAGGTTGACCCCGATACCGAAGGCCGGATTGCGCATCTCGTGCACCACGCCGCCGACCAGGGCACGGAGCGACTCTTCGGCACGACGCCGCTCGGTGATGTCGGTGCAGAGGCCGGCGATCCGCGCCGGGCGACCGTCGTCGGCCCAACGGACGACTTTCCCCGCGTCGAACAGCCAGAGCCAGTCTCCCGTGCCGGTGCGAACCCGATACTCCGCCTGCAGGCGCGGCCGGTGGCCGTCGAGATGCAGGCGGATCGCCTGCTCGACGCCGGCCCGATCGTCGGGGTGAATGCGCTCGAGCCCCGCTTCGAGGGTCTCGGCAACCGCCCCGGGCTCGAGCGCGAGCATCTCGAACCAGCGCGGGCTGCGATAGACCACGCCGCGGAGCAGATCCCAGTCCCAGAGCCCCTGTTGCGTCCCCTCGAGCGCGTGCGCCAGCCTCTCCTCGCTTTCGCGCAGGGCTGCCTGCGCCTCGACGAGCGCGGTGATGTCGCGCGAGATGCCAGCGACGCGGTGGATGCGCCCCCACTTGTTGCGCACCGGGGTGAGGATGGTCTGGAAGCTCCGCCGCCGGCCGCCGACAGACTGCTCCTCCTCGAAACGCAGCGGGCAGCCCTCGACGAGCACCCGGCGCAGGTGCGACGTCATCCGCTCGGCGCCCTCGGGGGGCAGGCAGGCTTCGGGCGCGCGACCGACGAAATCGGGGTCGAGAAAGTCGCCCGCCGCCTGCAGCGGCGGGTTGACGGTCTCGAAGCTCAGCGCACCGTCCTCCGCCACGCCGACGACGTAGATCCAGTCGTAGAGGTTGGGAAAGAGCCCCTCGTAGGCGGGCACGGCGCGCTCCCGCGTCATGCGTGCTCCGCCGTCGCCGCCGAGCTCCAGCCTCGCCCGGGCGCGAACGAGGGCTTCGGGAAGATCGGCGGGCCCGGCGATCACCTCGTGAACTCCGGAAGCCAAGAGCCGTGCCGCCGGCTCCCGTGCGCCACGCGCCAGGCGCGCGAGCAGTGGCAGGCGCGGGAGTTGGGCATGAAGCGCGGCGAGCCGCGGGAGCGGCGCACTCTGTTCGCGTTCGACCCAGAGCACGACCGCATCGCGTGGGCTCGGCGGCGGGTCGGCGATCTCGAGCGGATTCCAGTCGCGCCCCAGAGCGACCACCTCGCCCGCCCACCGGGCGGCCAGCGCCCGTCGCCCCGGCGCCGGCGCACCAAGAACGATCAGTCGCGGCGGGCGCTCTTCCAAAGGAAACTCGGCGGGCGGCGACATCGGTCGATCAGTATAGCGACCGCCCGCTGACCCCCTGGCAGCGCTCGCGCCGACCGGCTACACTCCGCGGATTATTCACGTTGCCCCAGGAGGGTATTGCATGCGCAAGTCGTCACTCGGTCCGCTCGCCACTCTGCTCACACTCGCCATCGTCCTCGCGCTGCTCGCGCCGGCCACGGCGCTCGCCGGCGCCCAGGACTTCACGCTGGTCAACCGCACCGGCCTGCGGATCGTCGAGCTCTACATCTCGACGTCGGAAACCGACGAGTGGGAGGAGGACGTGCTGGGCGTCGACGTCCTCGAGGACGGCGCGAGCGTCAACATCCACTTCTCCGCCAAGGAGCAGGCCAAGCACTGGGATCTCAAGATCGTCGACTCCGACGGCGACGAGGTGGTCTGGACCAACCTCAACCTCCTCGAGATCTCGAAGGTCACCCTGCACTACCAGAAGGGCGGCCAGCCGGTCGCCGACCTCGAGTAGACCCCTTCAGCGACGCGCCGGCGTCGCGGCCGGTCTTGCGGATGGCGCCGAGAGCAGGGGCGCCATCCGCGCGCTCGCGGCCTCGAGACCTCCGGCGAGGTCCTCATCGTCCGGT
This genomic window from Holophagales bacterium contains:
- a CDS encoding PAS domain-containing protein, giving the protein MSPPAEFPLEERPPRLIVLGAPAPGRRALAARWAGEVVALGRDWNPLEIADPPPSPRDAVVLWVEREQSAPLPRLAALHAQLPRLPLLARLARGAREPAARLLASGVHEVIAGPADLPEALVRARARLELGGDGGARMTRERAVPAYEGLFPNLYDWIYVVGVAEDGALSFETVNPPLQAAGDFLDPDFVGRAPEACLPPEGAERMTSHLRRVLVEGCPLRFEEEQSVGGRRRSFQTILTPVRNKWGRIHRVAGISRDITALVEAQAALRESEERLAHALEGTQQGLWDWDLLRGVVYRSPRWFEMLALEPGAVAETLEAGLERIHPDDRAGVEQAIRLHLDGHRPRLQAEYRVRTGTGDWLWLFDAGKVVRWADDGRPARIAGLCTDITERRRAEESLRALVGGVVHEMRNPAFGIGVNLDALEATFGEDPRTRPFVAALRESCQRILNLMNDLRDYGEPRSWRAEPVHVRALVDEAARSCAVLAAERRCTVRLDFEDEGLVLPLHRLRIHQVFRNLLENALQHAPAGSVVRVTCQTESGAARAWSVLAVEDDGSGFDAEALGRAFEPFFTRRPGGTGLGLSIVRRVVEEHGGSVTAANRPGGGARLTVRLPRPGRQPPAKGGEVA